The genome window ATTTTCGCGGATCACATCCCGGCGATAACGGCCGACGCTAAAAATAGACCAGCGCAGAAAATCGGAAAGCCGGAAAGCGTTTTTCCAGGAAAGCTTTGAAACCTGATTTAGGATAAAAAAAAGAAACTTTGAGACAAATAATTGCATGCAGACATTTTAGTGCAATAATACGTATATATTATATCTATATGAAATCCTGGTTTTTGTACGTGCAATTTGTTACATTCACTGCTTCAAAACCAGTTCAATAACGACGTCTTGGAGGGAATATTTGACATAAAGAATGATCGTCGCCTGAGCATGTATTTGTATCGGATGGGATTCGGCATGTGGCTGATGTATCTCGTTCTCGGCGCGCCTGCATTGCATACTTTCAAACATTACCGCCAGGATTGTGGCCTTTTGTCATTCGCATTAATGATCTTCGGCTTCACCGCTTCTATGGTATACCATTATTTTCATCATCACGATCAGTATGAGATGAAAAAGAAGTGGCTGTTTATCAGCTATGTCGTGCTGGCAGGGATTATTTACTTCCTGGAATTTAAAGGAAAGGGGAGTGGAATCGATTTCAACTGGATTCTGAGCCTGCTCTAATTCGCTTCACTCGCAACAGATCCTTGCTGCATCAGTTGTTCAATGTGCTTATAGCTCAGATCTGGCAATGCAGCCACTTTTCCGATCACAATTACAGCCGGAGAAGCAATTTCACTCACTTGGGCCAATGCCGAAATGTTGCTGATCTTGCCTGTTACGACCTTTTGATTTGCTAATGTGCCGTTTTGAATGATGGAAATGGCCTCGTCCGATTTGTTCAGTTTTGAATAAATAGAAACAATTTCGTTCAGCTTATGCAAGCCCATCAGGATCACGACGGTTGCCGTGGATTGTGCGGCCAAATGTACATCATTGGAAAGCGCATGCTGTTTTGTTGTGCCGGTAATGACCCAAAAACTTTCGCTTAATCCTCTCGAAGTCAATGGGATGCCAGCTAATGCCGGAGCTGCATAACTGCTGGAAATGCCGGGGATAATTTCTGATTCAATGCCGAATTGCGCAGCATAAACAACTTCTTCATAACCCCGACCGAAAATGAATGAATCGCCGCCTTTCAAACGGACAACTTCTCCGTAAATACGCGCATTCTCAACGATCAACGCATTGATGTCGTCCTGGGTACAGCTGGTTTTACCAAAACGCTTGCCGACCAAAATTTTAACGCAGTTTTCAGGACAATAATCGAGCAGGGAAGGGTGGGCGAGGGAGTCGTACAAAACCACTTTGGCTTTCTGTAACGCTTTAACCCCTTTCAAAGTGATCAGGTCCGGATCTCCTGGCCCGGCACCAATGAGTGTAAGTTTCATATCTGAAAGACTTCGACTTTCGGCTGTCGGCAATCAAGCATAATGCTGAGTGCAGACAACCGAAAGCTGACAGCCATTTTAACTATCTTTTCCGAATGACAATTCTTGCAAAACAGGCTCGCCGGTTTCAACCAATTGTGATTCACGTGTATTGCGAACGAAATTCAGGAATTCTTCTGCTTTGCTCAGGAAGTAAGTCGCAAATTCCTGTGTAGGCTCGAAATGATTGATGCTGAATGCCAATGAACGGAAAGGCGCTTCGGCTTTGTCTTCGCGGGCAAATTCAGCCGGTGTTTCATATTTGAAATCCTGTCCGAAATGCGTGTCAAAGTCATTTACGATGCCATACTGCGTGTTCAAAGTCACGTCTTTGGTCATTAACAAACCTTTCGCGCCGGTGATCAGCACATTATAGGCATGATAAATCGCATCCGCCCAGATTCCTGATTCGTAGTTTTCTTTGGCAAGATTCAATTTTTCCTGTCCTTCTGTGATCGTCGTGGCTACAAGGTCAACGAGCACACTTGCACATTCTCCAACCCCGATTTCTGTTTTGAACAATTCGTCGTGGTCCCAGTCGCGGTAATCGTCGTCTTGCAAAGTGGTGAGATCCGCAATCGGTTTCAGCAATTGGAAGAAGTAATTTTTGCTCTGACGCTGGTAATATTGGTTAAAATATTCGCCATCATATGCATTGGCTTCAAAATCATTGAAAATCGTGCGTAGCGCCTCAGGACCGCGTTTGGTCGGAACCTTGATCACTTTATCGCCGATCAAACCAACGCCGTCACCTGTAAATCCACCGCCCAGCAAAACCTGCAATGCGGGAAGAACCAGCTTGCCGTTTTTGATAGAGCTTCCGTGGAAACCAATGTTGGACGCATTATGCTGGCCGCAACCATTCATACATCCGCTTATTTTGATCTTAATGTCCTGATTGTAAATCATTTCAGGGAATTCGTCACGCATTACATCTTCCAGCACGCGCGTAATTCCATAGCTGCTTGAAATGGCCAGGTTACAAGTGTCCGTTCCCGGGCAAGTTGTAATGTCCATTGTGCTGTCAAAACCAGGCGCTGCAAGTCCTAATTTTGACAATTCGTGATAAATCGCAACCAAGTCTTCACCTTTTACAAAACGAAGCACATAACCTTGGTTCACCGTTACACGAATGTCATCCGCAGCATACTGACGAACCACATTGGCAAGCTGGCGCGCTGTATCCGAATGCATATCGCCCAAAAGGACGCGTAATTGAACAGCGTACCAGCCTTTTTGTTTTTGTTCAAAAGTGTTGGTTCTCAACCATTTTGTAAAAATATCAAGCTTTTCCGCTTCAATGCTTTGAGAAGCAATGTTCAAAATTTCAGCTTCTGTCAAAGATGGACGCGGAGCGAAAGTGATTGATTCCACTTCTTTCGTTCCAAACAGATCTTCCGGAATTGTGAAAATCTTGTTTTTCAGCGCAACGCGTTGTTCTTCAACTCTGGCCATCATTTCTTCAAGGCCGATGTCGTTCAGCAAGAACTTCATACGCGCCTTATGGCGACGCACGCGCTCACCGTAACGGTCAAAAACGCGGAGCAATGCTTCAATGAAAGGAATTACTTTATCTTCTTCGAGAAATTCAAAAGCCGTTTGTGCAGAAAAAGGCTGTGCGCCTAATCCGCCGCCAATCAGCACTTTGAAACCTTTCACCGTTTCGCCTGCTTCGTTCACGCCCATTTTAGCAATAAGCCCGACGTCGTGAATGAATGCCAATGCTGAATCTTTTTCAGAAGAAGAAACGGCAATTTTAAACTTCCGGCCCATATCCTGATTGATCGGGTTGCGGAGGAAATAGCTGAATATGGAATGCGTGATTGGCGTCACGTCAAACGGCTCGTCCGGATCAATTCCAGCGATCGATGAAGCCGTTACGTTACGGATCGTGTTTCCGCAGGCTTCTTTCAATGTGATACCGGCATCTTCAAGATCGGCCCACAATTGCGGCGAATCGGAAAGTTTTACAAAGTGCAGCTGAATGTCCTGGCGCGTGGTTGCGTGCAGATTACCCGTTGCAAATTTGTCGGAAGTATCCGCGATCCTGACAAGCTGGTCCGCCGTAATGCGACCGTAAGGCAGCTTGATACGGATCATTTGGACGCCCGGCTGGCGCTGGCCATAGACTCCGCGTGTAAGCCTAAACTTACGGAATGCTTCCTCGGGTGTCTCGCCCGTGTTAAATGCATTGATTTTTTGGTTCAAATCAATGATATCGCGCTTCGCAACAGCGGATACTTTGTCAGAAATCAATATTTCGCTCATGGTGATAATTTCTTTTATTCGATCATGCAAGCTCCTACGGTCACATTTGACGTTTCGTCGATCAGGATTGCTGCGCCATTCGCGCGGTTTTTCTGATATGGGTCGTAGGCGATGGGTTGTGCTGTTCTTAATACAATTCTGGCAACGTCGTTCAGTTTCAGGCTATCAACCTCATCCAGCTTTTCGTAGGAATTAATATCAATTTGGTATTCAATGTCGCGGATAGAACATCTCGATCTTGCTGTTCCGTGCTGTAAAACGTATTTATTGCCCGCTTTCAAAGTCTTTTTATCGTCCATCCAACACACGAGCGCCTCAATATCCTGGCTCACAATCGGTGAATTGGTGACCGAAACAATGGTGTCGCCGCGGCTGATGTCCACGTCGTCTTCCAGCAAGATCGTCACAGATTCTAAAACAGAGGCCTCCTCAATTTCGTTTCCGCCAAATTCGATTTTAGCAATCCTGGATTCGGTTTCAGACGGCAAAACTTTGATCATATCGCCTTTTTTGAATGTTCCGCTTTGCACACGTCCCGCATATCCGCGGTAATCGTGCAATTCGTCCGTCTGAGGGCGGATCACATATTGAACTGAAAAACGGCCATCTTCCTGATTCTGATCTTTCAAAACATTGACATTTTCCAAAACAGAAAGCAATGTTTCGCCTGTATACCAGGGCATATTTACGGATCTGTCCACAATGTTATCGCCATTCAAGGCGCTAACCGGAATCAATGTCAGGTCTTTGATATTCAGTTTGGAAGCCAGTTCCTGGTAAGATTTCGCAATCTCCAAAAACGCATCTTCCGAGTTGCCAACCAGATCCATTTTGTTAATCGCAACAATCACATGCGGAATGCCCAGCATGGAAGCAATTAATGAATGACGACGGGTTTGTTCAACAACGCCGTGACGCGCATCCACGAGAATGATCGCCAAATCTGCATTAGAAGCACCCGTAACCATATTTCTGGTATACTGAATGTGTCCAGGTGCATCAATGCTGATAAACTTGCGGTTAGGCGTCTGAAAATATTTGTAAGCAACGTCAATCGTAATCCCTTGCTCACGCTCTGAACGAAGGCCGTCCGTAAGCAACGCCAGATCAATTTCGCCCACATTGCGGCTCTTACTCGCGCGCTCAATGGCCTCCATCTGATCCGCCAATATATTTTTTGTATCGTAAAGCAAGCGTCCGATCAACGTACTCTTGCCATCGTCCACGGAACCTGCTGTTATAAATCTTAGTAAATCCACCTTTTTTTAATGTTGAATGATTGAATGAGTGAATGACTGAATGTTAAGTACTCTGCCATCCTTAGTGCACTGGAAAGCCTGCCGGTCGAAGGATGTCTTCTGAGTCTAACGCTCTGTTGCCGTGTCAACCTAGAGTAATGCCCTGCTGACCTGTCACCCTGAGCGGAGCCGAAGGGCAGCACCATGTTACCTCAGAAGTAACCCCCCTTTTTCCTATCTTCCATCGCCGCTTCCGTCTGCTGATCATCGATCCGCGTCTCACCTCTCTCACTAATCCTGGAAACAGTAATCTCAGCAATAACCTCGTCCAACGTCGCAGCACTCGACTCTACAGCCGCCGTGCAGGTCATGTCACCAACCGTTCTGAAACGAACCTGACGCGTTACGATCTGGTCGTATTCGTCTTTTTCGATAACAGGCGTGTTGTTTAGCAATTTGCCATCTCTCAAAATCAATTCACGCTCGTGGGCGAAATAAATGGATGGTAATGTGATGTTTTCTCTTTTCAGATATGCCCAAACGTCCAGTTCTGTCCAGTTAGAAATTGGGAAAACGCGCACGTTTTCACCTTTATGGATTCTGCCGTTGAATAAGTTCCAAAGTTCAGGACGCTGACGTTTTGGATCCCACTGACCGAATTCGTCACGGAATGAGAAAATGCGCTCTTTCGCACGAGCCTTTTCTTCGTCACGACGTGCACCGCCGATGCAGGCATCAAACTCAAATTCTTCGATTGTATCCAGCAAAGTGAAGGTTTGCAGCCAGTTACGGCTTGCATTCTTGCCGGTTTGTTCTTTTAAACCTTTCGCCTTTATGGTGTCTTCCACATAGCGAACGACCAGTTTTGCGCCGATTTGTTCGGCCAGTTCGTCGCGGTAATTTATCGCTTCAATAAAATTATGTCCGGTATCAACGTGCACCAGTGGAAAGGGGATTTTTCCGGGGGCAAAGGCCTTTTGGGCCAGTCTTACCAATGTGATAGAATCTTTTCCACCTGAAAACAACAATGCAGGGCGCTCAAACTGGCCTGCGACCTCACGCATAATGTAAATCGCCTCGGCCTCCAACTGGTCCAGATAATCGGGTGACTTGCGTCGCGCTTCCTGATCGCTGATATCCGACACTTCTTTAACTGAAATTGACATATTCTGAATAATTGTTTTTCTATAAAATGGGCTAATACTGCCCGTTTATGGCATTTTGCAAGCTATTTAGCATGCAGGCCACATTCTTTTTTCGATTCATCTTCCCACCACCAACGTCCGGCGCGGAAATCTTCGCCTTCCTGGATCGCACGGGTGCAAGGCGCGCAGCCAATACTTACGAAGCCTTTGTCATGCAATGGGTTATAAGGAATGCCATTCGATTTAACATATCCCTTCACCTCTTCAAATGACCAATGCAAAATCGGGTGAAACTTCACCAACTGGTGCGCTTCGTCCCATTCCAGCTGCGGCATATCATGTCGGTTTCCTGACTGTTCTGCCCGGATGCCCGTAACCCAGATCTTCGCACCTTTCAAAGCGCGGTTCAAAGGCTCCACTTTGCGGATAAAGCAACATTCCTTCCTGTTTTCAACCGAATCGTAAAAGCTCAGAGGTCCTTTCGTGCTGACCAATGTTTCGACTGAATCCGTTTGCGGATAGTAAACCTTGATCTTCGTATCGTAACGATTATTCGTCTTTTGCAGCGTCATATAAGTCTCGCCGAAGAGCCGTCCCGTATCAAGCGTGAAGATCGTAATATTCAGATTATTCTTTAAAATAAAATCCGTAATAACCTGATCTTCATAGCCCAGGCTAGTCGAAAACACAACCTCGCCAGGAAAAAGATCCGCCAGAATCGCCAGCGACTCCGTCTCACTCTTGCCCTCAATGGCCGCGTTTAAAGAAGATATTATTGTTTCGTTCATGGTGAATATAGCAATCGTCTTAACTTAGTCTAATATATCACTTTTCACCGACACCTCCACGGCGTTTGTGAAGTCTTCTATCAAATCTTCAATGTCTTCCAGGCCTACTGAAATGCGGATGAGGCCTTCGGTAATGCCTAGTGCTTTTTTCTCTTCTGGTTTCAGTTTGGCGTGGGTGGTTGTGTTTGGGTTGGTTACGATGGTTCTTGTATCGCCTAGGTTTGATGATAGAGAAGCAATTTCCAGTGCATCCATAAATGCGGAAACACGCTCAAAACCACCTTCCAGATCAATCGTGACAATGGCACCACCGGCTGACATTTGCTGTTTGGCCAGTTCGTGCTGCGGGTGCGATTCCAGGAATGGATATCTTACGGATTTTACATCCGGATGTTTTTCCAATGCTTCAGCAAGTGCCAATGCGTTTGAACAATGTCTGTCCATTCTTAATCCCAATGTTTCAAGACTTTTAGTCAAAACCCAAGCGTTGAATGGCGACATGGATGGTCCTGTCTGGCGGCAGAAAAAGCGTAACTCCTTGATATATTCTTTTTTTCCAACAACGACACCACCTAAGACACGGCCTTGGCCGTCCATATATTTCGTCGCAGAATGAACGATCAGATCCGCGCCATATTCAGCAGGATTCTGCAAGGCTGGTGATGCGAAGCAGTTGTCTACGTTGAAGATCAGGTTATGCTTCTTGCAAAGTTTTCCAACCATGGCAAGGTCTACCAGATCAAGACCTGGGTTTGAAGGCGTTTCCAGGTAAACCATTTTGGAATTCGGCTGAACCGCAGCTTCCCAATCCGCTTCGCTTGCATCCGCATCCAGATACGTGTATGTGATGCCCCATTTGCTCAAAATTTGCGTAATCACCTGATGTGCAGAGCCGAACAATGCACGACTTGCGATAATGTGATCGCCGGTTTTGAGTAATGCAGCCATACTTGCGAAAACTGCTGCCATACCCGTTGCAGTTGCAACGCCATCTTCACAATCTTCTAAAAGACAAACCTTATCAACAAATTCCTGCACGGTAGGATTGGAAAAACGGCTGTAAATGTTGCCTTCTTCGGTTTCCTCAAAAAGTGCTTTTCCCTGTTGCGCGCTTTCAAATGTGAAGCTGCTGGTCAGGAACAATGGTGTTGAATGCTCGCGATACTTGGTCTTCGGCGTTTGCGTGCGTATCGCTTTGGTTTGTTTTTTCATGATTCGAATTCATTGGCTGTTACTTTCAGCCTTTTTTGTTTTAATATAAAAACTAAGTGCGTTCACTTAGAAAATGTCTTTTATAAACTGCTCAGAACCATGTAAATGATCCTCAAACTCACAATGATAATCACGGTTCCAACCATTATCATCATGGTTTTGATCGGTAGTTTTCTGGATAAGTTTGCGGCGATCGGGGCAGCGGCCATACCACCCAATATGAGCCCGAGCACGACCTGCCAATGCGAAAATCCGATGAGGCTGATGAAGGTAACTGAACTTGCGAGTGAAACAAAAAACTCCGCCAGGTTGACTGATCCGATGGTGTATTTCGGGTGACGTCCGCGGGCGATCAATGTAGATGTTACAATAGGTCCCCAGCCGCCGCCGCCGATCGAATCGAGCGTTCCGCCTGCCATCGCCAGCCAGCCGATCTTAGTCATTGGCTTCTTTTCAACTCGCTTCTTTAACGCTTTCTGGATGATAAGAATTCCCAGAATTAATGTATAAACAGCCACTAAAGGCTTGATAACGTAAATGTATTTTTCAAAAGAAGATAGGAGGTAAGCACCCGTAATAGCGCCTAAAACGCCCGGAAACAGGATTTTTTTGAAAAGCTTGCTGTTCACATTACCGAATTTCAAGTGCATATAGCCCGAAACTCCGCTGGTAAATATTTCAGAAGTGTGTACGCTCGCGCTTACAGCCGAAGGCGGAACGCCCAATGTGAGCAGAAATGTAGCTGCCGTAACGCCATAGGCCATGCCTAATGCGCCGTCGATCATCTGCGCCACAAAACCGCCCAAAACATAATAAAAGAAACCTTCACTCAATTCGAGTTCGTTCCAGAGAACAGTCAGGCGGTCGTAAGTGAAGAAGGTGAAAAGCAGGTGACCGAGGACCATTAACGCTATCGCGGAGAAGATGTTAACCGCAACTTCGGTGCGTGTTCTTTTACGAATGGTGGCGGCCCAGATTTTCTGCTGTATCGTTTCCCAGGTCAGCGGCGTTTTTGTATTATTCCTTGTTGGTTTGTGCTCAGCTTCAATTGGCAAAGTAACATTAGACGAAGCATTAAAACGAACATCGGATTCATCAGGAAGATCGCGGAGGAAAACCACCTGACCCTTTTCCCGGGCCAGAGCCGCCAGGCGCCGATCTTCCTCAGGATCACCACTTGCGATGTAGGCTACATCCAAAGATTCCCAATTTTTATCCGATGAGGGTGTAAAATCCGCCGC of Dyadobacter chenhuakuii contains these proteins:
- the cobA gene encoding uroporphyrinogen-III C-methyltransferase, producing MKLTLIGAGPGDPDLITLKGVKALQKAKVVLYDSLAHPSLLDYCPENCVKILVGKRFGKTSCTQDDINALIVENARIYGEVVRLKGGDSFIFGRGYEEVVYAAQFGIESEIIPGISSSYAAPALAGIPLTSRGLSESFWVITGTTKQHALSNDVHLAAQSTATVVILMGLHKLNEIVSIYSKLNKSDEAISIIQNGTLANQKVVTGKISNISALAQVSEIASPAVIVIGKVAALPDLSYKHIEQLMQQGSVASEAN
- a CDS encoding HEPN domain-containing protein, which codes for MSEILISDKVSAVAKRDIIDLNQKINAFNTGETPEEAFRKFRLTRGVYGQRQPGVQMIRIKLPYGRITADQLVRIADTSDKFATGNLHATTRQDIQLHFVKLSDSPQLWADLEDAGITLKEACGNTIRNVTASSIAGIDPDEPFDVTPITHSIFSYFLRNPINQDMGRKFKIAVSSSEKDSALAFIHDVGLIAKMGVNEAGETVKGFKVLIGGGLGAQPFSAQTAFEFLEEDKVIPFIEALLRVFDRYGERVRRHKARMKFLLNDIGLEEMMARVEEQRVALKNKIFTIPEDLFGTKEVESITFAPRPSLTEAEILNIASQSIEAEKLDIFTKWLRTNTFEQKQKGWYAVQLRVLLGDMHSDTARQLANVVRQYAADDIRVTVNQGYVLRFVKGEDLVAIYHELSKLGLAAPGFDSTMDITTCPGTDTCNLAISSSYGITRVLEDVMRDEFPEMIYNQDIKIKISGCMNGCGQHNASNIGFHGSSIKNGKLVLPALQVLLGGGFTGDGVGLIGDKVIKVPTKRGPEALRTIFNDFEANAYDGEYFNQYYQRQSKNYFFQLLKPIADLTTLQDDDYRDWDHDELFKTEIGVGECASVLVDLVATTITEGQEKLNLAKENYESGIWADAIYHAYNVLITGAKGLLMTKDVTLNTQYGIVNDFDTHFGQDFKYETPAEFAREDKAEAPFRSLAFSINHFEPTQEFATYFLSKAEEFLNFVRNTRESQLVETGEPVLQELSFGKDS
- a CDS encoding sulfate adenylyltransferase subunit 1, translating into MDLLRFITAGSVDDGKSTLIGRLLYDTKNILADQMEAIERASKSRNVGEIDLALLTDGLRSEREQGITIDVAYKYFQTPNRKFISIDAPGHIQYTRNMVTGASNADLAIILVDARHGVVEQTRRHSLIASMLGIPHVIVAINKMDLVGNSEDAFLEIAKSYQELASKLNIKDLTLIPVSALNGDNIVDRSVNMPWYTGETLLSVLENVNVLKDQNQEDGRFSVQYVIRPQTDELHDYRGYAGRVQSGTFKKGDMIKVLPSETESRIAKIEFGGNEIEEASVLESVTILLEDDVDISRGDTIVSVTNSPIVSQDIEALVCWMDDKKTLKAGNKYVLQHGTARSRCSIRDIEYQIDINSYEKLDEVDSLKLNDVARIVLRTAQPIAYDPYQKNRANGAAILIDETSNVTVGACMIE
- the cysD gene encoding sulfate adenylyltransferase subunit CysD, which translates into the protein MSISVKEVSDISDQEARRKSPDYLDQLEAEAIYIMREVAGQFERPALLFSGGKDSITLVRLAQKAFAPGKIPFPLVHVDTGHNFIEAINYRDELAEQIGAKLVVRYVEDTIKAKGLKEQTGKNASRNWLQTFTLLDTIEEFEFDACIGGARRDEEKARAKERIFSFRDEFGQWDPKRQRPELWNLFNGRIHKGENVRVFPISNWTELDVWAYLKRENITLPSIYFAHERELILRDGKLLNNTPVIEKDEYDQIVTRQVRFRTVGDMTCTAAVESSAATLDEVIAEITVSRISERGETRIDDQQTEAAMEDRKKGGYF
- a CDS encoding phosphoadenylyl-sulfate reductase, whose amino-acid sequence is MNETIISSLNAAIEGKSETESLAILADLFPGEVVFSTSLGYEDQVITDFILKNNLNITIFTLDTGRLFGETYMTLQKTNNRYDTKIKVYYPQTDSVETLVSTKGPLSFYDSVENRKECCFIRKVEPLNRALKGAKIWVTGIRAEQSGNRHDMPQLEWDEAHQLVKFHPILHWSFEEVKGYVKSNGIPYNPLHDKGFVSIGCAPCTRAIQEGEDFRAGRWWWEDESKKECGLHAK
- a CDS encoding trans-sulfuration enzyme family protein, which translates into the protein MKKQTKAIRTQTPKTKYREHSTPLFLTSSFTFESAQQGKALFEETEEGNIYSRFSNPTVQEFVDKVCLLEDCEDGVATATGMAAVFASMAALLKTGDHIIASRALFGSAHQVITQILSKWGITYTYLDADASEADWEAAVQPNSKMVYLETPSNPGLDLVDLAMVGKLCKKHNLIFNVDNCFASPALQNPAEYGADLIVHSATKYMDGQGRVLGGVVVGKKEYIKELRFFCRQTGPSMSPFNAWVLTKSLETLGLRMDRHCSNALALAEALEKHPDVKSVRYPFLESHPQHELAKQQMSAGGAIVTIDLEGGFERVSAFMDALEIASLSSNLGDTRTIVTNPNTTTHAKLKPEEKKALGITEGLIRISVGLEDIEDLIEDFTNAVEVSVKSDILD
- a CDS encoding TSUP family transporter, which produces MDVAYIASGDPEEDRRLAALAREKGQVVFLRDLPDESDVRFNASSNVTLPIEAEHKPTRNNTKTPLTWETIQQKIWAATIRKRTRTEVAVNIFSAIALMVLGHLLFTFFTYDRLTVLWNELELSEGFFYYVLGGFVAQMIDGALGMAYGVTAATFLLTLGVPPSAVSASVHTSEIFTSGVSGYMHLKFGNVNSKLFKKILFPGVLGAITGAYLLSSFEKYIYVIKPLVAVYTLILGILIIQKALKKRVEKKPMTKIGWLAMAGGTLDSIGGGGWGPIVTSTLIARGRHPKYTIGSVNLAEFFVSLASSVTFISLIGFSHWQVVLGLILGGMAAAPIAANLSRKLPIKTMMIMVGTVIIIVSLRIIYMVLSSL